A section of the Mycolicibacterium anyangense genome encodes:
- a CDS encoding acyl-CoA dehydrogenase → MPIAITPEHNDLADSVKSLVARVAPSEVLHEALENPIPNPPPYWKAAAEQGLQGVHLAESVDGQGFGLLELAIVLAEFGYGAVPGPFVPSAIASALISANDPEAKMLGQLASGDVIASYALESDLTAEQQGDGLVIRGEARSVASAAQASVLVLPVAIGGGVEWVVLDAGLLEIEPVKSVDLLRPVAHVRANGVEVSTDQLLSNLSQNAGRAIVTTLLSAEAIGLARWATDTAAAYAKIREQFGRPIGQFQAIKHKCAEMIATTERATAAVWDAARAVDEALHSDWDNGETAYEFAAAVAATLAPEAAQHCAQDCIQVHGGIGFTWEHDTNVYYRRALGLVAAFGRSSEYQQKVFDTATSTGMRPVNIDLDPETSKLREEIRAEVEALKAIPREQRSAAIAEGGWVQPHLPKPWGRAASPIEQIIIAQEFTTGRVRRPQMGIAAWLIPSIVAFGTDEQKQRFLPPTFRGEMIWCQLFSEPGAGSDLASLTTKATKVDGGWRITGQKIWTTAAQFSQWGALLARTDPTAPKHAGITYFLLDMKSAGVEVKPLRELTGNAMFNTVFIDDVFVPDELVLGEVNRGWEVSRNTLTAERVSIGSSEPGFLANLDGFVEFVSGGHFDQIGHHRAGELIAEGHAAKLLNLRSTLLTLAGGDAMPSAAISKLLSMRTGQGYAEFAVSSFGIDGAIGDPESVQGKWADYLLASRATTIYGGTSEVQLNIIAERLLGLPRDP, encoded by the coding sequence ATGCCCATCGCCATCACCCCCGAACACAACGACCTTGCGGATTCGGTGAAGTCCCTGGTGGCGCGGGTGGCGCCATCGGAGGTTCTGCACGAAGCGCTGGAGAACCCGATCCCCAATCCGCCGCCGTACTGGAAGGCCGCCGCCGAGCAGGGCCTGCAGGGCGTGCACCTCGCCGAATCGGTCGACGGCCAGGGTTTCGGCCTGCTGGAGCTGGCCATCGTCCTGGCCGAGTTCGGCTACGGCGCGGTCCCCGGTCCGTTCGTACCGTCAGCCATCGCCAGCGCGCTGATCTCGGCCAACGACCCCGAGGCCAAGATGCTCGGCCAGCTGGCCTCCGGTGACGTCATCGCCTCCTACGCACTGGAGTCCGACCTGACCGCCGAGCAGCAGGGCGATGGGCTGGTCATCCGCGGTGAAGCACGATCGGTGGCCTCGGCCGCCCAGGCCTCGGTGCTGGTGTTGCCGGTGGCCATCGGCGGCGGCGTGGAGTGGGTGGTGCTCGACGCCGGCCTGCTGGAGATCGAGCCGGTGAAGTCGGTCGACCTGCTGCGGCCGGTCGCCCACGTCCGCGCCAACGGTGTGGAGGTCAGCACCGACCAACTGCTGTCCAACCTGTCCCAGAACGCCGGGCGCGCCATCGTGACGACCCTGCTGTCGGCCGAGGCGATCGGCCTGGCCCGCTGGGCCACCGACACCGCGGCGGCCTACGCGAAGATCCGCGAGCAGTTCGGCCGCCCGATCGGTCAGTTCCAGGCGATCAAGCACAAGTGCGCCGAGATGATCGCCACCACCGAACGTGCCACCGCCGCGGTGTGGGACGCCGCCCGCGCCGTCGACGAAGCCCTCCACAGCGACTGGGACAACGGGGAAACGGCCTACGAGTTCGCCGCCGCAGTCGCCGCCACCCTGGCACCCGAGGCCGCCCAGCACTGCGCGCAGGACTGCATCCAGGTGCACGGTGGGATCGGCTTCACCTGGGAGCACGACACCAACGTGTACTACCGCCGGGCGCTGGGTCTGGTGGCCGCGTTCGGCCGGTCCTCGGAGTACCAGCAGAAGGTGTTCGACACCGCCACCAGCACCGGCATGCGTCCGGTCAACATCGACCTGGACCCCGAGACCTCGAAGCTACGGGAGGAGATCCGCGCCGAAGTCGAAGCGCTCAAGGCCATTCCGCGTGAGCAGCGTAGCGCCGCGATCGCCGAGGGTGGCTGGGTGCAGCCGCACCTGCCCAAGCCGTGGGGCCGCGCCGCCAGCCCGATCGAGCAGATCATCATCGCCCAGGAGTTCACCACCGGCCGGGTGCGCCGCCCGCAGATGGGTATCGCCGCGTGGCTGATCCCGTCGATCGTCGCGTTCGGCACCGACGAGCAGAAGCAACGTTTCCTACCGCCGACGTTCCGCGGCGAAATGATCTGGTGCCAGCTGTTTTCCGAGCCGGGCGCCGGCTCTGATCTGGCCAGCCTGACCACCAAGGCCACCAAGGTCGACGGTGGCTGGCGTATCACCGGGCAGAAGATCTGGACCACCGCCGCACAGTTCTCCCAGTGGGGGGCGCTGCTGGCGCGGACCGACCCCACCGCACCCAAGCACGCCGGTATCACCTACTTCCTGCTCGACATGAAGAGCGCGGGTGTGGAAGTCAAGCCGCTGCGTGAGCTGACCGGCAATGCCATGTTCAACACGGTGTTCATCGACGACGTGTTCGTTCCCGACGAGCTGGTACTCGGCGAGGTGAATCGTGGCTGGGAGGTCAGCCGCAATACCCTGACCGCAGAACGCGTTTCGATCGGCAGCAGTGAGCCCGGCTTCCTGGCCAACCTCGACGGATTCGTCGAGTTCGTCAGCGGCGGGCACTTCGACCAGATCGGTCATCACCGGGCCGGCGAGCTGATCGCCGAAGGCCATGCCGCCAAGCTGCTCAACCTGCGCTCGACACTGCTGACACTGGCCGGTGGCGACGCGATGCCGTCGGCCGCGATCTCCAAGCTGCTGTCGATGCGCACCGGGCAGGGTTATGCCGAGTTCGCGGTGTCGTCGTTCGGGATCGACGGCGCCATCGGCGATCCTGAGTCGGTGCAGGGCAAGTGGGCCGACTATCTGCTCGCCAGCCGTGCCACCACGATCTACGGCGGCACGTCGGAAGTGCAGCTCAACATCATCGCCGAGCGGCTGCTCGGCCTGCCCCGCGACCCGTAG
- a CDS encoding MFS transporter, protein MASASTAEVSLEARTLRKVIVRVVPFLMALYFVNYLDRTNLGIAKADISEHLQLTSTMFGLASGIFFIGYVLVEVPSNLALERFGARRWLARIAVSWGIVAVAIGFAPNAATLLALRFLLGVAEAGLFPGVIFYLTRWFPAAYRARIVAMFMMASPIAAAVGTPFSAWLISTGEGTFGLAGWQFMMIAVGLPAIVLGIICWFYLTDRPADAHWLAAEERQWLIDVLAAEEREVAGTFEFPLRRVLTSPRIWALSVVYFGIAYGLYALAFFLPSIISGFKKTFGVHLSIVQVGLITAVPYTLAAIAMYLWSRHADRTREHVWHVAIPMLLGGLAIPVALYLDSPLLVMIPVSIAAMGVFSAIPSFWALPAQFLTGAAAAGGIGLINSVGNLGGFAAPYATGALNQFTGSDKAGMWAVGIFMMISAAVVVVLRATPERSTLR, encoded by the coding sequence ATGGCAAGCGCGTCCACCGCTGAGGTGTCTCTGGAGGCTCGCACGCTGCGCAAGGTGATCGTGCGCGTGGTGCCTTTCCTGATGGCGCTGTACTTCGTCAACTACCTCGACCGCACGAACCTCGGCATCGCCAAGGCCGACATCAGCGAGCACTTGCAGCTGACCTCGACGATGTTCGGGCTGGCCTCCGGCATCTTCTTCATCGGCTACGTGCTGGTCGAGGTTCCGTCCAACCTGGCACTGGAACGGTTCGGTGCCCGGCGCTGGCTGGCGCGCATCGCCGTCTCATGGGGAATCGTCGCCGTCGCAATCGGTTTCGCACCCAATGCAGCGACCTTGCTGGCGCTGCGATTCCTGTTGGGAGTGGCCGAGGCGGGTCTGTTCCCGGGCGTCATCTTCTATCTGACACGCTGGTTCCCGGCGGCCTACCGAGCGCGCATCGTGGCTATGTTCATGATGGCCAGCCCCATCGCGGCAGCGGTCGGCACCCCGTTCTCGGCGTGGCTGATCTCCACCGGTGAGGGCACGTTCGGGTTGGCCGGATGGCAGTTCATGATGATCGCCGTCGGGCTGCCCGCCATCGTGCTGGGCATCATCTGCTGGTTCTATCTCACCGACCGTCCCGCCGATGCGCACTGGCTGGCCGCCGAGGAACGCCAGTGGCTCATCGACGTGCTGGCCGCCGAGGAGCGAGAGGTGGCCGGCACCTTCGAGTTCCCGCTCCGCCGCGTGCTGACCAGCCCGCGGATCTGGGCGCTGTCGGTGGTGTATTTCGGGATCGCCTACGGGCTCTATGCGCTCGCGTTCTTCCTGCCGTCCATCATCTCGGGGTTCAAGAAGACGTTCGGGGTGCACCTGTCGATCGTCCAGGTCGGACTGATCACCGCGGTGCCCTACACACTGGCGGCCATCGCGATGTACCTGTGGTCCCGGCACGCCGACCGCACTCGCGAGCACGTCTGGCACGTCGCAATCCCGATGTTACTGGGCGGCTTGGCAATTCCTGTCGCCCTGTATCTGGACAGCCCGCTGCTGGTGATGATCCCGGTGAGCATCGCCGCGATGGGTGTGTTCAGTGCCATCCCCAGTTTCTGGGCGCTGCCCGCCCAATTCCTGACCGGGGCGGCCGCCGCCGGCGGGATCGGACTGATCAATTCCGTCGGCAACCTTGGCGGGTTCGCCGCCCCGTACGCGACCGGTGCGCTCAACCAGTTCACCGGCAGCGACAAGGCCGGCATGTGGGCGGTCGGCATCTTCATGATGATCTCGGCGGCCGTCGTGGTGGTCCTGCGCGCCACCCCTGAACGCTCCACCCTGCGGTAG
- a CDS encoding NAD(P)-dependent oxidoreductase encodes MDRQTVALRVLAHFLPTETVLEIIAPESDWLDVHWCHEDDDDTLHRELPEAEAIWHVLRPLSGDDLRRASHLRLVHKLGAGVNTIDVDTATELGVAVANMPGANAPSVAEGTVLLMLAALRRLPALDRAIRGGRGWPTDATLSETVRDIGSCTVGLVGYGNIAKRVEQILHAMGATVLHTNTSDDGTDTWRPLSGLLTESDIVSLHLPLTPATDKLIDRGALDRMKTEAVLVNTSRGGVIDERALIEALRAGRLAAAGLDVFAIEPVTDDNPLLQLDNVVLTPHVTWVTRDTMRRYLLEAVDNCRRLYQGHDLVNVVNGRQDGKRVHR; translated from the coding sequence ATGGATCGCCAAACGGTGGCGCTGAGAGTTCTTGCGCACTTCCTACCCACCGAGACGGTATTGGAAATCATTGCGCCCGAATCTGATTGGCTCGACGTTCACTGGTGCCACGAGGACGATGACGACACGCTGCACCGCGAACTGCCGGAGGCTGAGGCCATCTGGCACGTGCTGCGCCCGCTGTCGGGCGACGATCTGCGCCGGGCGTCACATCTGCGCCTGGTGCACAAGCTCGGTGCCGGGGTCAATACCATCGATGTCGACACCGCAACCGAACTCGGTGTCGCGGTGGCGAACATGCCGGGCGCCAACGCCCCCTCGGTGGCCGAGGGCACGGTCCTGCTGATGCTGGCCGCCCTTCGCCGGCTGCCCGCACTGGATCGCGCGATCCGCGGCGGCCGCGGCTGGCCGACGGACGCCACGTTGAGCGAGACGGTGCGCGATATCGGAAGTTGCACCGTCGGCCTGGTCGGCTACGGCAACATCGCCAAGCGCGTCGAGCAGATCCTGCACGCGATGGGCGCGACGGTGTTGCACACCAACACCTCCGACGACGGCACCGACACCTGGCGCCCGCTGTCCGGCCTTCTGACCGAGAGCGACATCGTCAGCCTGCACCTGCCACTGACGCCGGCCACCGACAAGCTCATCGACCGCGGTGCGCTGGACCGAATGAAAACCGAGGCGGTACTGGTCAACACGTCCCGTGGCGGCGTCATCGACGAGCGCGCGCTGATCGAGGCGCTGCGGGCGGGCCGGCTCGCCGCAGCGGGTCTGGACGTCTTCGCCATCGAGCCGGTGACCGACGACAACCCGCTGTTGCAGTTGGACAACGTGGTGCTGACCCCGCACGTCACCTGGGTCACCCGGGACACCATGCGGCGCTACCTACTGGAGGCGGTGGACAATTGCCGCCGGCTGTACCAGGGGCATGATCTGGTCAACGTTGTCAACGGGAGGCAGGATGGCAAGCGCGTCCACCGCTGA
- a CDS encoding alpha/beta hydrolase has protein sequence MATPGVVREFIGVASPTARRAGAGGHPCQGLYHRGVGRKPKIAIIATHYQIDFSEHYLADYIATRGIGFLGWNTRFRGFESSFLLDHALVDIGVGVRWLRDVQGVETVILLGNSGGGSLMAAYQSQAVDPNVTPLEGMRPASGLGDLPPADGYIASAAHPGRPEVLTAWMDGAVTDENDPLASDPDLDLFDEHNGPPFSPEFVTRYRDAQTARNNAITDWAETELTRVQAAGFSDRPFTVMRTWADPRMVDPTIEPTRRQPNLCYAGVPVQANRSARGIAAACTLRNWLGMWSLRTAQTRAAPHLARITCPALVINAEQDTGVYPSDAQRIFEALAGSDKTLCSIDTDHYFTTPGARSEQADTIAKWIAKRWR, from the coding sequence ATGGCAACCCCCGGAGTGGTTCGCGAGTTCATCGGCGTCGCGTCGCCCACCGCCCGCCGGGCCGGCGCCGGCGGTCACCCCTGCCAGGGCCTTTACCACCGCGGCGTCGGCCGCAAGCCCAAGATCGCGATCATCGCCACCCACTATCAGATCGACTTCTCCGAGCATTACCTTGCCGACTACATCGCCACCCGGGGTATCGGGTTCCTGGGCTGGAACACCCGATTCCGGGGATTCGAGAGCAGCTTTCTGCTCGACCATGCCCTGGTCGACATCGGCGTCGGTGTGCGCTGGCTGCGCGACGTCCAAGGCGTGGAAACCGTTATCCTGCTCGGTAATTCCGGGGGTGGCTCGCTGATGGCCGCCTACCAGTCGCAAGCCGTCGACCCGAATGTGACGCCGCTGGAGGGGATGCGGCCGGCCTCCGGACTCGGTGACCTTCCCCCCGCCGACGGCTACATCGCCAGCGCGGCACACCCCGGTCGCCCAGAGGTGCTCACCGCGTGGATGGACGGCGCGGTCACCGACGAGAACGACCCGCTGGCAAGCGATCCCGACCTCGACCTGTTCGACGAGCACAACGGACCGCCGTTCTCCCCCGAATTCGTCACCCGCTACCGGGACGCCCAGACCGCCCGCAACAACGCCATCACCGACTGGGCCGAGACCGAACTCACACGCGTTCAGGCTGCCGGCTTCTCCGACCGGCCGTTCACCGTGATGCGCACCTGGGCCGACCCTCGAATGGTGGACCCGACGATCGAACCCACCAGACGTCAGCCCAACCTCTGCTACGCCGGGGTGCCGGTGCAGGCCAACCGCTCCGCGCGCGGTATCGCGGCCGCCTGCACGCTGCGCAACTGGCTGGGGATGTGGAGCCTGCGGACGGCCCAGACCCGGGCCGCACCGCACCTGGCCCGGATCACCTGCCCGGCCCTGGTGATCAACGCCGAGCAGGACACCGGGGTCTACCCGTCGGATGCCCAGCGGATCTTCGAGGCGCTCGCCGGCTCCGACAAGACCCTGTGCTCCATCGACACCGACCACTACTTCACCACCCCCGGGGCACGCAGCGAACAGGCCGATACGATTGCGAAATGGATCGCCAAACGGTGGCGCTGA
- a CDS encoding VOC family protein → MIRPSFANREFELGGINHVALVCSDMARTVDFYTNVLGMPLIKSLDLPGGMGQHFFFDAGNGDCVAFFWFTGAPDGQPGKTTPRALPGVGDIVTAVGSMNHIAFHVPAEKFDDYRQRLKDKGVRVGPVLNHDNSPSQAAPTVHPGVYVRSFYFTDPDGILLEFACWTKEFIEGEAITVPKTAADRRPRLHATP, encoded by the coding sequence ATGATCAGGCCCAGCTTCGCCAACCGCGAGTTCGAACTCGGCGGGATCAACCACGTCGCGCTGGTGTGTTCGGACATGGCGCGCACCGTCGACTTCTACACCAACGTTCTCGGGATGCCGCTGATCAAGTCGCTGGATCTGCCCGGTGGTATGGGTCAGCATTTCTTCTTCGACGCCGGCAACGGCGACTGCGTGGCCTTCTTCTGGTTCACCGGCGCCCCGGATGGTCAGCCGGGCAAGACCACGCCCAGGGCGCTGCCCGGCGTCGGCGACATCGTCACGGCGGTGGGATCGATGAACCACATCGCCTTCCACGTGCCAGCCGAGAAGTTCGACGACTACCGTCAGCGGCTCAAGGACAAGGGTGTGCGGGTCGGTCCGGTGCTCAACCATGACAACAGCCCGTCGCAAGCGGCACCCACGGTGCATCCCGGGGTGTATGTCCGTTCGTTCTATTTCACCGACCCCGACGGTATCCTGCTCGAGTTCGCTTGCTGGACCAAGGAATTCATCGAGGGTGAGGCAATCACGGTGCCGAAGACGGCTGCCGACCGCAGGCCGCGGCTGCACGCCACGCCTTAG
- a CDS encoding TetR/AcrR family transcriptional regulator, with protein sequence MTTQARPYAGVDAADRLARRHANLLEAGLELLGGDVDPAELTVRGICRQAGVATRYFYESFADKDEFVAAVFDWAVAGLASSTQAAVAAAPPADQNRAGIANLVQTVERDPRLGRLLFGAQLSNSTVVRKRQELGPLFAMLSGQHVESTLNRKANDRIKAFAHFVVGGVGQTISGWLAGHVGLSATELVDQITAMVEKIGDPRLFRD encoded by the coding sequence ATGACGACGCAGGCGCGGCCCTATGCCGGCGTGGACGCCGCCGACCGGCTGGCCCGGCGTCACGCCAACCTGCTGGAGGCCGGGCTGGAACTGCTCGGCGGCGACGTGGACCCGGCGGAGTTGACTGTCCGCGGCATCTGCCGCCAGGCCGGTGTCGCCACCCGCTACTTCTACGAAAGTTTCGCCGACAAGGACGAGTTCGTCGCGGCGGTGTTCGACTGGGCGGTCGCCGGCCTGGCCAGCAGCACGCAGGCGGCAGTGGCCGCGGCCCCACCCGCCGACCAGAACCGAGCCGGCATCGCCAACCTGGTCCAGACCGTCGAACGGGATCCACGCCTAGGCCGGTTGCTGTTCGGCGCGCAGCTGTCGAACTCCACCGTGGTGCGCAAACGCCAGGAACTCGGCCCGCTGTTCGCGATGCTCTCCGGCCAGCACGTGGAGTCGACGCTGAATCGCAAGGCCAACGACCGGATCAAGGCGTTCGCCCACTTCGTCGTGGGCGGGGTGGGCCAGACCATCAGCGGGTGGCTGGCCGGACATGTGGGCCTGTCGGCGACCGAACTCGTCGACCAGATCACCGCGATGGTCGAGAAAATCGGCGACCCGCGACTGTTCCGTGACTAA
- a CDS encoding oxygenase MpaB family protein, with protein sequence MTISQPLSHVERPVSAPPAPSAQRRRGKRAAGIDDGMMGVALLAGPANVIMQLARPGVGYGVMESRVESGRVDRHPIKRARTTFTYLAVATRGTEEQKKAYRRAVNKSHAQVYSTAESPVQYNAFDKDLQLWVAACLYKGAVDVYRIFVGEMDDETADRHYRDGIALGTTLQVPAEMWPADRVAFDKYWQESLDKVHIDDAVRGYLYPIAVSRLPGLTLPGPLQRANEDLALLITTGFLPQKFRDEMHLEWNPGKQRRFDRLMSIVRVANDLAPGFVRAFPFNVLLRDLDWRIRTGRPLV encoded by the coding sequence GTGACCATCAGCCAACCCCTCAGCCACGTCGAACGCCCGGTGAGCGCCCCGCCGGCGCCGAGCGCGCAGCGTCGGCGCGGTAAGCGGGCGGCCGGGATCGACGACGGCATGATGGGAGTGGCCCTGCTCGCCGGACCAGCCAACGTCATCATGCAACTGGCCAGGCCCGGCGTCGGCTATGGCGTGATGGAGAGCCGGGTGGAAAGCGGGCGGGTGGACCGTCATCCGATCAAGCGGGCCCGCACCACGTTCACCTATCTGGCGGTGGCCACCCGTGGCACCGAGGAGCAGAAGAAGGCCTACCGCCGCGCGGTCAACAAATCGCACGCCCAGGTGTACTCGACGGCAGAAAGCCCGGTGCAGTACAACGCCTTCGACAAGGACCTCCAGCTGTGGGTGGCGGCGTGCCTGTACAAGGGTGCGGTCGACGTCTACCGGATTTTCGTCGGTGAGATGGACGACGAGACCGCCGATCGGCACTATCGCGACGGCATCGCGCTGGGCACCACGCTGCAGGTCCCGGCCGAGATGTGGCCGGCAGACCGGGTGGCATTCGACAAGTACTGGCAGGAGTCGCTCGACAAGGTGCACATCGACGATGCCGTCCGTGGCTACCTGTATCCGATCGCGGTGTCGCGGCTACCGGGCCTGACGCTGCCCGGTCCGCTGCAGCGCGCCAACGAAGACCTGGCTCTGCTGATCACCACCGGCTTCCTCCCGCAGAAGTTCCGCGACGAGATGCACTTGGAGTGGAATCCGGGCAAGCAGCGCCGGTTCGACCGCCTGATGAGCATCGTCCGGGTGGCCAACGACCTCGCCCCGGGCTTCGTCCGGGCCTTCCCGTTCAATGTGCTGCTGCGCGACCTGGATTGGCGTATCCGCACCGGGCGCCCGTTGGTCTGA
- a CDS encoding class I SAM-dependent methyltransferase, which yields MRSDKDTWDITTSVGSTALFVAAARALEAQKPDPLAVDEYAEVFCRAVGGPWADLLDGNASGHPLTTTEFGIPFVAFQAARTRYFDAYFRDVAAAGVRQAVLLAAGLDSRAYRIDWAPGTTVFELDQPRVLEFKHETLAGHGAVAKAARREIAVDLRDDWPKALRDNGFDPDQPSAWIAEGLLIYLPAGAQEQLFTGIDSLASAGSHVAVEEGRPMDAAEFEVKLQEAKTIDDSRGQWYQMIYNEQHAPAAQWLSEHGWSAEETLLTDYLAAVGRTVANRDADAQYMLSSVSLVRAVKN from the coding sequence GTGCGAAGCGACAAGGACACCTGGGATATCACCACCAGCGTCGGGTCGACGGCTCTGTTCGTCGCCGCCGCACGAGCGCTGGAGGCTCAGAAGCCTGATCCGCTGGCCGTCGACGAGTACGCCGAGGTGTTCTGTCGTGCCGTCGGTGGCCCCTGGGCCGATCTGCTGGACGGCAACGCGTCGGGTCATCCGCTGACGACCACGGAATTCGGCATCCCGTTCGTCGCGTTCCAGGCTGCCCGTACGCGCTACTTCGACGCCTACTTCCGTGATGTCGCCGCTGCGGGCGTGCGCCAGGCGGTGCTCTTGGCGGCTGGCCTGGATTCGCGGGCCTACCGGATCGACTGGGCGCCGGGCACCACCGTGTTCGAGCTCGACCAGCCGCGGGTGCTGGAGTTCAAGCACGAGACGCTGGCCGGGCACGGTGCGGTGGCCAAGGCCGCGCGCCGGGAGATCGCGGTGGATCTGCGAGATGACTGGCCGAAGGCTTTGCGTGACAATGGCTTTGACCCGGACCAGCCGTCGGCGTGGATCGCCGAGGGGCTGCTGATCTACCTGCCGGCCGGCGCTCAGGAGCAGTTGTTCACCGGCATCGACTCGTTGGCCAGTGCGGGCAGCCACGTGGCGGTCGAGGAGGGCCGGCCGATGGATGCCGCGGAGTTCGAGGTCAAGCTGCAGGAAGCGAAGACCATCGACGACAGTCGCGGGCAGTGGTACCAGATGATCTACAACGAACAGCATGCCCCTGCCGCACAATGGCTTTCCGAGCACGGGTGGTCTGCCGAGGAGACGTTGCTGACCGACTACCTGGCAGCGGTGGGGCGCACCGTCGCCAACCGCGACGCCGACGCGCAGTACATGCTTTCGAGCGTGTCGCTGGTGCGCGCCGTCAAGAACTAA
- a CDS encoding alpha/beta hydrolase family protein, translating into MTSNVDLPIPVPVPDVPGADAGRAGLPARSDLSLLQRTVVDTSAVADLALRTAISSLIGATLLPSVATGLLRRSQVTRERDSLAFYAELAAHHDPALSFPAPTTAPAVSSRPANPVAEYIAHGNVHNISFQSSFEPVNPALRPQWKRLERNNVVWAQHWRHGDGPRPTLCVIHGFMGSAYLFNGLFFSLPWFYRTGYDVLLYTMPFHGRRAEKGSPFSGYGIFAQGMAGFAETMAQAVHDFRSVLDWLQETGVDRIALTGMSLGGYTSALIASVDDRLQAVIPNVPVVTPESAFDQWWPTSKLVSLSRNLGGMSRADSVASSAYHCPLNYQPLVPKDRRLIITGLGDRLAPPEQAEALWEHWDRCALHWFPGNHILHVSQPEYLRRTNRFLRPLMWDGPTRGLSS; encoded by the coding sequence ATGACGTCGAATGTCGATTTGCCCATTCCTGTGCCGGTACCGGATGTGCCGGGGGCCGATGCCGGGCGCGCCGGGCTGCCCGCCCGCTCCGACCTCAGCCTGCTGCAGCGCACGGTGGTCGACACCTCGGCCGTCGCTGACCTGGCGCTGCGCACCGCGATCTCGTCCCTGATCGGGGCCACCCTGCTGCCGTCGGTGGCCACCGGCCTGCTGCGCCGCTCGCAGGTCACCCGCGAACGCGACAGCCTGGCGTTCTACGCCGAACTCGCCGCCCATCACGATCCGGCACTGTCGTTCCCCGCGCCGACCACCGCACCGGCGGTCTCCAGCCGCCCGGCCAATCCCGTGGCGGAGTACATCGCACACGGCAACGTCCACAACATCTCGTTCCAGAGCAGCTTCGAACCGGTCAACCCGGCCCTGCGACCCCAGTGGAAGCGGCTGGAGCGCAACAACGTCGTGTGGGCCCAGCACTGGCGCCACGGTGACGGTCCCCGGCCCACGCTGTGCGTGATCCACGGGTTCATGGGCTCGGCCTACCTGTTCAACGGGCTGTTCTTCTCGCTGCCGTGGTTCTATCGAACCGGCTACGACGTGCTGCTCTACACCATGCCGTTTCACGGTCGCCGGGCCGAAAAGGGTTCGCCGTTCAGTGGTTACGGCATCTTCGCCCAGGGAATGGCCGGCTTTGCCGAGACGATGGCGCAGGCGGTCCACGACTTCCGATCGGTGCTGGACTGGTTGCAGGAGACCGGGGTCGACCGCATCGCGTTGACCGGTATGTCGCTGGGCGGCTACACCTCGGCACTGATCGCCTCGGTCGACGACCGGCTCCAGGCGGTGATCCCGAACGTTCCGGTGGTGACCCCGGAGTCGGCGTTCGACCAGTGGTGGCCCACCAGCAAGCTGGTGTCCTTGAGCCGCAATCTTGGTGGCATGAGCCGGGCCGATTCGGTGGCATCCTCGGCCTACCACTGCCCGCTGAACTATCAGCCGCTGGTGCCCAAGGACCGCCGGCTGATCATCACCGGTCTCGGCGACCGGCTGGCACCGCCTGAGCAGGCCGAGGCGCTGTGGGAGCACTGGGATCGCTGCGCGCTGCACTGGTTTCCCGGCAACCACATCCTGCACGTCAGCCAGCCGGAGTACCTGCGCCGCACCAACCGGTTCCTGCGTCCGTTGATGTGGGACGGACCGACGCGCGGTCTTAGTTCTTGA